A segment of the Anopheles cruzii chromosome 2, idAnoCruzAS_RS32_06, whole genome shotgun sequence genome:
CAAAGTTAGAATCGATCGGTGGTTCGAAGGATGCGTCTCAAATGCGAGCAGCGAACGAACTTATAAACAGACCTTTATAACCTTAATTACTTTTTCTAAACACTCAATAAATGAACATTTCAGCACGTCTTCGTTCGCTCAGGCTAATTTActgcaataaaaaaatgatCTGATATCACCAAGTGACTGACCAAGCTAAGCAATATTTTACGAGGCTTCTTGACAATATAACTTAGTGGAGAGTTTTCACATGTGTCTTTTGATTTGAAGCACTCTTTTTCATGATCAGATTTTGTCGTTTTTGAGAAAACGGTTgatatttaattaattgtgcGGAAACAATGATTATGACAACTTCGAGCCGAGGTCATGATGATGTTCAAGGAACAGCGAGGGCCTTACCATCCTAAATCCCAAATTTATTACGGTCCTTATTAAAGTTCCTATCAGTAAGATTGCAGCAATGACCCAAACAGTGGCCAAGAGcagtggccaaacttttccgaaACCTTCACTTTGATTAGACCGTGTGTAACACGATGACACCTTCAAACTTCCTTAGGCTTGTGTTTGTGATATTAAGGTAGATAAGATAAGGCAACTCGTACTGTGGGCCGTTCAATTTGTCAAACCAATCGCAACAATCAGTCGTTCGGTGTCACTGTGCTAAACTGCAGCAGCTTCAGAATGGATCGCTGGGTTGGAAAAGTAGCCGTGGTGACTGGTGCAAGCTCGGGAATCGGTGCAGCTACGGTGAAAGCGTTCGCTAATGCGGGCATGATCACCGTCGGTTTGGCTCGGCGTGTCGAACGAATCGATGAGTTAAAGGCTGAACTTTCGGCTGaagccgccggccggttgcaCAGTGTGCGGTGTGACGTCACCAAGGAGAAAGACATTCTGGCGGCGTTCCTGCACGTCGAGCAACACTTTGGCGGTGTGGACGTACTGGTCAACAATGCGGGCGTTGCTCGCACTGCCGTTGGAGTGCTCGATGCAAATAATACGCAAGCATTGCGCGATGTGGTCGACACAAATCTGATGGGGTTGATGCTCTGCAGTCGCGAGGCGTTCCAATCGATGAAGAAACGATCGGTTGATGGACACATCGTGCACATCAACAGCATCCTCGGACATAAGCTGCTGCCGATGGGAGGACTCAACGCTTATCCGGCCTCCAAATTTGGTGTGACGGCCCTGACCGAAACGATGCGCAACGAGCTGCGGTTGGCGGGAACCAAAATCAAAGTCACGGTAAGGGTTCCGCGTGTCAAATATTATCACAAAAAGTGACGCGTGGATGGTGCGCGGCCCAATCGGTTTCCGCGGGGTGAGCACTATCGGGAATGCCGGCCGGTGCGTGACCAAGCAGACTTTTTTCCGCTCGAACATCGAACAATCGGGCCAAATACGGTTATCTGTCAGGGCATCTATCATTCCCGGTGTAACACGTGCCAAGGGCTTTGAATTGGGGATATTTAAACACGATGAAATGTGAACCTATACGAACCCCGCATGACCTTAACTTAGCAAGGATAAAAACGGGTTGGGGACTATTCTAGCTATTTGTTGTGAAGAGAAACGAATGAAAGGAATCACACTGaataattatgattattatcACTTTCACAGAGCGTCAGCCCGGGACTGGTGCGTACGGAGATCATTCCCAACAGTATGGACATCAAGAGCACGGCCATCCTCGAACCGGAAGACATTGCAAGCGCTGTCCTATATGCCGTCGGCACACCACCAAGAGTGCAGATTCACGAGATTATGGTCAAACCGGTTGGTGAAATGATGTAGATAAATGACCATCATCGTGCTCAACAATGAACTACTTACAGGAAAtgttaataaacaaaattggtCAATAAATCAATATCACTGCCACTAATGGTAGGTTTTGGCAATGATaatgttctttttttaatattcGCAAACCTtatcagaagaaaaaatgtttcaaaatcaggtttatttttgaaaaaatgaaatccaCCCACAGAAGAAAGCAACTTTGAATAACGATTCTTATGATCCATTAAAACAAACCCTTAGGGGCCAACACATTTAAGATACAAGTAACGCagtggaggcgcatggtacATTCCATGTTGATACCGATCCCGGCCTCTAGATGACACCAGAATCACCTCGAGAAGAGGGTTGTTATGCAATTTACTATCAGATTCGCTTAATCATCGCacaagagtgtgtgtgtgtatgttgttCGTGGCTCTGATAACGATTCGTATAACACGTTAGCACTTCGTTAGTGCAAACCTGTGTTAGTTTTGCGCTGATTGTTCT
Coding sequences within it:
- the LOC128267464 gene encoding farnesol dehydrogenase-like gives rise to the protein MDRWVGKVAVVTGASSGIGAATVKAFANAGMITVGLARRVERIDELKAELSAEAAGRLHSVRCDVTKEKDILAAFLHVEQHFGGVDVLVNNAGVARTAVGVLDANNTQALRDVVDTNLMGLMLCSREAFQSMKKRSVDGHIVHINSILGHKLLPMGGLNAYPASKFGVTALTETMRNELRLAGTKIKVTSVSPGLVRTEIIPNSMDIKSTAILEPEDIASAVLYAVGTPPRVQIHEIMVKPVGEMM